From a single Campylobacter concisus genomic region:
- a CDS encoding acyl-CoA thioesterase, with amino-acid sequence MKISHVSTFKVAFFDVDSMEVMWHGNYVKYLEMARCELLDKLGYNYIAMKKDGYAFPIVKLDVKYVRPAFFNDFIKVTTTLSECETFLKFHYLIENEKGEKLSEANTAQAVIDMKSLQTCFEMPESLKKAIEAYTKKENL; translated from the coding sequence TTGAAAATTTCACACGTTAGCACATTTAAAGTGGCGTTTTTTGATGTTGATAGCATGGAAGTGATGTGGCATGGTAACTATGTCAAGTACCTAGAAATGGCGCGCTGCGAGCTACTTGACAAGCTAGGGTACAACTACATTGCTATGAAAAAAGATGGTTACGCCTTTCCTATCGTAAAGCTTGACGTAAAATACGTGCGCCCAGCCTTTTTTAACGACTTCATAAAGGTCACAACGACGCTTAGCGAGTGCGAAACATTTTTAAAATTTCACTATCTTATAGAAAATGAAAAGGGCGAAAAGCTAAGTGAGGCAAATACCGCGCAAGCTGTCATCGATATGAAGAGCTTACAAACTTGCTTTGAGATGCCTGAATCCTTAAAAAAAGCGATTGAAGCTTACACGAAAAAGGAAAATTTATGA
- a CDS encoding glycosyltransferase family 2 protein: MKTLFLIPFYNHPEKIKALCEALASYDLPILIVDDGSNETSKKALQNLSEFGVEIFTRAQNGGKGAALKDGFRHAVQNGYTHAFQIDADFQHDISEVTEFLELSRKYPYDMIMADPIYGEDAPKSRFYGRKITNFWVKVNTLSTNIKDAMCGFRIYPLKELESATFQSSSNRMEFDMEILVNAVRAGIRLKWIPLKVRYEKGGISHFKMLEDNVLISLMHAKYFFSLVPFLLGKAFKGQKYVWWQKGERSNEFFLRVSLFLTKNLPIFLIKPIVMIVVCFYYIFSKIERKNIREFLQNVEKFSGKKPTTGVFRNFYEFGIAICDKFRIWQNGVLENELDIDELMWIKEEFEASKRGRILLTSHLGNVEICKTLSLRSPSFRMIILVYSKGNENFYKILEQISKGQIKLISVENLDAAAMLDLKEAVEGGVNIGIMGDRTPVNGDKFVEVSFLGKMAKFNYGPYLLAGILGVKMSTLWCVKNGDKFSIELSDIADEIKLGRDRKASVMPYVQSYVRQLEDHACKNPSQWFNFFDFWR; this comes from the coding sequence ATGAAGACGCTCTTTCTCATACCATTTTACAACCATCCAGAGAAGATCAAAGCCCTTTGTGAGGCGCTTGCTAGCTATGATCTACCTATTTTAATAGTTGATGATGGCTCAAATGAGACTTCAAAAAAAGCTTTGCAAAATTTGAGCGAATTTGGTGTAGAAATTTTTACAAGAGCACAAAACGGCGGTAAGGGAGCTGCACTAAAAGATGGCTTTAGGCACGCTGTGCAAAATGGCTACACGCATGCATTTCAGATCGACGCTGACTTTCAGCACGACATAAGCGAAGTGACTGAGTTTTTAGAGCTTAGCAGAAAGTATCCATACGATATGATAATGGCTGATCCTATCTATGGCGAGGATGCGCCAAAGTCTAGATTTTATGGTAGAAAGATCACAAATTTTTGGGTTAAGGTAAACACCCTAAGCACCAACATAAAAGATGCGATGTGCGGCTTTAGAATTTATCCGCTAAAAGAGCTTGAGAGCGCGACCTTTCAAAGTAGCTCAAATAGGATGGAATTTGACATGGAGATCCTAGTAAATGCTGTGAGAGCAGGCATTAGACTAAAGTGGATACCATTAAAGGTAAGATATGAAAAAGGTGGAATTTCTCACTTTAAAATGCTAGAAGATAACGTATTAATAAGCCTTATGCATGCAAAATATTTTTTTAGTTTGGTTCCATTTTTGCTAGGTAAAGCCTTTAAAGGGCAAAAATACGTATGGTGGCAAAAAGGCGAAAGATCAAATGAATTTTTCTTAAGGGTGAGTTTATTTTTAACCAAGAATTTGCCTATTTTTCTTATAAAGCCTATCGTTATGATCGTCGTTTGTTTTTATTATATTTTTTCAAAAATAGAGAGAAAAAATATAAGAGAATTTTTACAAAATGTAGAGAAATTTAGTGGTAAAAAGCCGACTACTGGTGTTTTTAGAAATTTTTATGAATTTGGTATTGCTATTTGCGATAAATTTCGTATTTGGCAAAATGGTGTGCTCGAAAATGAACTAGATATTGACGAACTTATGTGGATAAAAGAAGAGTTTGAGGCATCAAAGCGTGGCAGGATTTTGCTAACAAGCCATCTAGGAAATGTAGAAATTTGCAAGACACTTTCGCTTAGATCGCCAAGTTTTCGTATGATCATCTTGGTTTATAGTAAGGGAAATGAAAATTTTTATAAAATTTTAGAGCAGATAAGTAAGGGGCAGATCAAACTAATAAGCGTAGAAAATCTCGATGCAGCAGCTATGCTTGATCTAAAAGAGGCGGTAGAAGGTGGCGTAAATATCGGCATAATGGGCGATAGAACTCCGGTAAATGGCGATAAATTTGTTGAGGTTAGCTTTCTTGGCAAGATGGCTAAATTTAACTATGGCCCATACTTACTAGCTGGCATTTTGGGTGTAAAAATGAGCACGCTTTGGTGCGTAAAAAATGGCGATAAATTCAGTATCGAGCTAAGTGACATCGCAGATGAGATAAAACTAGGTCGCGACCGCAAGGCAAGCGTCATGCCATACGTGCAAAGCTATGTAAGACAGCTTGAGGATCACGCTTGCAAGAACCCATCGCAGTGGTTTAACTTTTTTGACTTTTGGAGATAA
- a CDS encoding AMP-binding protein, with protein sequence MEFENSLKEFKFVDIDKNLYSQVGIFGANLKEYSVSEIEIYLSETFDFCVAFFGSLAIGVKPILLAKPIFSSDKFNINDENFKNFLTPARNMEPKFNLNSTFFLQTSGSTGNSKNIPKRLGAMIEEGLFLKEELGVNESDTFFSSVSHQHMFGLTFKVFLPIISGAKVVSRELNYPEAIFELELENLSFITSPVLLQTLISSPRAAEILGLKNIICAGSALKSELRASIAKLSSACIIDIYGSTETGVVARNLGDELLLFSKVKADLSEDEALNVSSPWCEFFQTSDWAQINGNRLTLKGRIDRIVKLNDKRVNLISIENKMLESGLLKDCYCDTHPKFKRLAALLELSEEGVKLFRDSGKKGVVARLNELLRPEFKNSVRYFKIVSSLCKNAQGKFIKANFKELLEKIGEPSWDKSSENGIYKFKTKLSPALGIFTEHFPNLPLLPGFVQLDFVFKFARELGAEIGDQCVVENLKFLKFVRPNDELRIEISQKDEKVYFEIFCNGARSAAGRIKLGL encoded by the coding sequence ATGGAGTTTGAAAATAGTCTAAAAGAGTTTAAATTTGTTGATATTGATAAAAATTTATACTCACAAGTTGGTATTTTTGGGGCAAATTTAAAAGAGTATAGTGTGAGTGAGATAGAGATCTATCTAAGTGAAACTTTTGACTTTTGTGTAGCCTTTTTTGGATCACTTGCGATCGGCGTGAAGCCTATTTTGCTTGCAAAGCCTATTTTTAGTAGTGATAAATTTAATATCAATGATGAAAATTTCAAGAATTTTTTGACTCCAGCTAGAAATATGGAGCCAAAATTTAATCTAAATTCTACTTTTTTTCTTCAAACTTCAGGCTCGACTGGAAATAGCAAAAATATCCCAAAAAGACTTGGTGCGATGATAGAAGAAGGGCTATTTTTAAAAGAAGAACTTGGAGTTAATGAAAGCGATACATTTTTTTCAAGCGTTTCACATCAGCATATGTTTGGCCTTACTTTTAAGGTATTTTTGCCCATCATCTCTGGTGCAAAGGTTGTTAGTAGGGAGCTAAATTACCCAGAGGCGATCTTTGAGCTAGAGCTTGAAAATTTAAGTTTCATAACAAGCCCAGTTTTGCTTCAAACGCTAATTTCTAGCCCAAGAGCAGCTGAAATTTTAGGGCTAAAAAACATCATCTGTGCCGGCTCAGCCCTAAAGAGCGAGCTAAGAGCTAGCATAGCAAAACTAAGCAGTGCGTGCATCATCGACATCTATGGCAGTACCGAAACTGGTGTAGTGGCTAGAAATTTAGGTGATGAACTTTTGCTTTTTAGCAAGGTAAAGGCAGATCTTAGCGAGGACGAGGCATTAAACGTGAGTTCGCCATGGTGTGAGTTTTTCCAAACTAGCGACTGGGCACAGATAAATGGCAACAGACTCACGCTAAAGGGCAGGATCGATAGGATAGTCAAGCTAAATGACAAAAGGGTCAATCTAATAAGCATCGAAAATAAGATGCTTGAAAGTGGCCTTTTAAAAGATTGCTACTGTGATACGCATCCAAAATTTAAGCGCCTAGCCGCACTTTTAGAGCTTAGCGAAGAGGGTGTGAAGCTCTTTAGAGATAGCGGCAAAAAGGGCGTTGTAGCAAGGCTAAATGAGCTTTTAAGGCCTGAGTTTAAAAATAGTGTTAGGTATTTTAAAATCGTTAGCTCACTTTGTAAAAACGCACAAGGTAAATTTATAAAAGCAAATTTTAAAGAGCTTTTAGAAAAGATTGGGGAGCCTAGTTGGGATAAAAGTAGTGAAAATGGCATCTACAAATTTAAAACAAAGCTTAGCCCAGCACTTGGTATTTTTACCGAGCATTTTCCAAATTTACCGTTGCTACCTGGCTTTGTGCAGCTTGATTTTGTATTTAAATTTGCAAGAGAGCTTGGCGCAGAAATAGGCGATCAGTGCGTGGTAGAGAATCTGAAATTTTTAAAATTTGTAAGGCCAAATGACGAGCTTCGCATAGAAATTTCGCAAAAAGATGAGAAGGTTTATTTTGAGATATTTTGTAACGGTGCTAGAAGTGCTGCTGGTAGGATAAAGCTGGGCTTATGA
- a CDS encoding acyl carrier protein, with product MSEKEIFEILKKALIDLFEIDESKIKPETRIYEDLQIDSIDAIDMIDYIKRQTGHRLMPEDFKNVKTLDDIVKAVAKKFEA from the coding sequence ATGAGTGAAAAAGAAATTTTTGAAATTTTAAAGAAAGCCTTGATCGATCTTTTTGAGATAGATGAGAGCAAGATAAAGCCAGAAACTAGGATATATGAGGATTTGCAGATCGATAGCATCGACGCTATTGATATGATTGATTACATCAAACGTCAAACCGGACATAGGCTGATGCCAGAGGATTTTAAAAACGTAAAAACGCTTGATGATATTGTAAAAGCCGTAGCAAAGAAATTTGAAGCATAA
- a CDS encoding phosphopantetheine-binding protein → MKELVNEIKELIITSLNLEDMKPSDIDENAPLFNDGLGLDSVDALELGLAVQKKYGLVLDSKSSNLKEIFFSVSSLAKYIYENRK, encoded by the coding sequence GTGAAAGAGCTAGTTAATGAGATAAAAGAGTTGATCATCACAAGCTTAAATTTAGAGGATATGAAGCCAAGCGATATTGATGAGAATGCGCCACTTTTTAATGATGGTCTTGGACTTGATAGCGTTGATGCCTTAGAGCTTGGGCTTGCGGTGCAGAAAAAATATGGCCTCGTGCTTGACTCAAAGAGCTCAAATCTAAAAGAGATATTTTTTAGTGTATCTTCTCTTGCAAAATACATTTACGAAAATAGGAAATAA
- a CDS encoding lysophospholipid acyltransferase family protein translates to MIQKYLKAGKVVVILHLGILAMSLKILRTGSFFFFFAIICISGDLLLVPVVLLGLNKFKFVQNLCRDLVRISWGFFIKVAKNCGRLDYKFELSELNGGSNLVIANHPSLLDVVFLVSKFKRINCIVKGELGKNIFLFAAIRACNYIPNTNNEEFLQKSVEVLKGGENLLIFPEGTRTKDEIIFHKAAAYIGVKGAKNIVCIGINMHPRSLRKNEPWYKISDEKIKYHFKEIKIFDVDMFLKDRPSPVRARAMHDEISKIYKEEFGERAS, encoded by the coding sequence TTGATCCAAAAATATCTAAAAGCTGGCAAAGTTGTAGTTATCCTTCATCTTGGGATTTTAGCTATGAGCCTTAAAATTTTAAGAACTGGATCTTTCTTTTTCTTTTTTGCGATCATTTGCATAAGCGGAGATTTGCTACTTGTGCCAGTAGTACTTTTGGGGCTAAATAAATTTAAATTTGTACAAAATTTATGCCGTGATCTAGTTAGAATTTCTTGGGGATTTTTTATAAAAGTTGCTAAAAATTGTGGGCGTTTGGACTATAAATTTGAGCTTAGCGAGCTAAATGGCGGATCAAATTTGGTCATAGCAAATCACCCTTCGCTTCTTGATGTGGTCTTTTTGGTTTCAAAATTTAAAAGGATAAACTGTATCGTAAAGGGCGAGCTTGGCAAAAATATATTTTTATTTGCAGCTATTAGGGCTTGCAACTACATACCAAACACAAATAACGAGGAATTTTTACAAAAAAGCGTAGAGGTTTTAAAAGGTGGTGAAAATTTATTGATTTTCCCAGAGGGCACACGTACGAAAGATGAAATTATTTTTCATAAGGCAGCAGCTTACATAGGTGTAAAAGGCGCTAAAAATATTGTTTGCATCGGTATCAATATGCACCCAAGAAGCCTTAGAAAAAATGAACCATGGTACAAAATATCAGATGAAAAGATAAAATATCATTTTAAAGAGATAAAAATTTTTGATGTTGATATGTTTTTAAAGGATAGGCCAAGCCCCGTGAGGGCCAGGGCAATGCATGATGAGATAAGTAAAATTTATAAGGAGGAATTTGGTGAAAGAGCTAGTTAA
- a CDS encoding beta-ketoacyl synthase chain length factor: MKFQVDFFDAIAYGDVGEDLARYKKEFDLAKIPPIQRRRLSSAAKCAFSLLSGFDKLDMPVIFSSYEGEINRCFELETTLAKAEPVSPTSFSLSVHNAISSLLSIEAKNHNEILAISSFSPVEDALQAAFLRLNDGYEKVLILAYHESIKQSYFDEKKPSFMLALVVSKAKNERILTLKRAKKEKEICGNLLKSFIVNFDPKISKSWQSCSYPSSWDFSYEP, translated from the coding sequence ATGAAATTTCAAGTTGATTTTTTTGACGCGATAGCTTATGGCGATGTCGGCGAGGATCTGGCTAGATACAAAAAAGAATTTGATCTAGCAAAAATTCCACCAATTCAAAGAAGAAGGCTAAGTAGTGCTGCAAAGTGCGCTTTTAGCCTACTTAGTGGCTTTGATAAGCTTGATATGCCAGTTATTTTTAGCTCGTATGAAGGAGAGATAAATCGCTGCTTTGAGCTAGAGACTACACTGGCAAAAGCTGAGCCAGTTTCGCCTACTTCGTTTTCACTTTCTGTGCATAACGCTATCTCGTCGCTTCTTAGTATAGAAGCTAAAAATCACAATGAAATTCTTGCCATTTCATCATTTAGCCCAGTCGAAGATGCGCTGCAAGCGGCATTTTTAAGACTAAATGACGGATATGAAAAGGTGCTAATACTTGCCTATCACGAGTCGATAAAGCAGAGTTATTTTGATGAGAAAAAGCCGTCATTTATGCTCGCTCTTGTTGTCTCAAAGGCAAAAAATGAGAGGATTTTAACTCTAAAAAGAGCCAAAAAAGAAAAAGAAATTTGCGGGAATTTATTAAAAAGCTTTATTGTAAATTTTGATCCAAAAATATCTAAAAGCTGGCAAAGTTGTAGTTATCCTTCATCTTGGGATTTTAGCTATGAGCCTTAA
- a CDS encoding beta-ketoacyl-ACP synthase: MRVFVTGIGTVSAFGNSWEEMRAKFLEGKNAVKYMSEWDGCKDLNTRLAAPIIDYKHPQEWDRKQLRSLGKVSCYSVHAAGLALKDAGLLNGEELQAANLDPSVQDGRMGVASGSSTGSTDSILDMAKLVLDMDSDFNANTYIKMMPHTTAANIALFYSLKGRIIPTSSACTSGSHAIGYAYESIKNGSIDMMLAGGAEELCVSEAYVFDKLYATSVKNSTPNLTPTPFEKDRDGLVLGEGAGFLVLESEESALKRGAKIYAEVVGFGSTCDGTHITRPQSATMKAAMSLALRDANLEPKSIGYVNAHATATKHGDIAESIATNEIFGEDIAISSLKSYLGHTLGACGGLEAIATIMMMREELFFPTINLNVIDPECAKLNYLKEPTPIKTDFVMSNNFAFGGVNTSLIFKRVNNKF; encoded by the coding sequence ATGCGTGTATTTGTCACAGGCATCGGCACAGTCAGTGCTTTTGGCAACAGCTGGGAGGAGATGAGAGCTAAATTTCTTGAGGGTAAAAATGCCGTGAAATATATGAGCGAGTGGGATGGTTGTAAGGACCTAAACACGCGCCTAGCAGCACCTATCATAGACTACAAACACCCACAGGAGTGGGACAGAAAACAGCTAAGAAGCCTTGGCAAGGTCTCGTGTTATAGCGTACATGCGGCCGGACTTGCTTTAAAAGACGCTGGTTTGCTAAATGGAGAAGAGTTGCAAGCTGCAAATTTAGATCCAAGCGTGCAAGATGGCAGGATGGGCGTAGCAAGTGGCTCAAGCACTGGTAGCACGGACTCTATCCTTGATATGGCAAAGCTCGTTTTGGACATGGATAGCGATTTTAACGCAAATACCTACATAAAAATGATGCCTCACACCACAGCGGCAAATATCGCACTATTTTACTCGCTAAAAGGGCGTATCATTCCTACATCTTCTGCATGTACGAGTGGCTCGCATGCTATCGGCTATGCGTATGAGAGCATAAAAAATGGCAGCATAGATATGATGCTAGCAGGCGGTGCTGAGGAGCTTTGCGTGAGCGAGGCCTACGTCTTTGACAAACTCTACGCTACAAGTGTGAAAAACAGCACACCAAATTTGACCCCAACGCCGTTTGAAAAAGATAGAGATGGCTTGGTGCTTGGCGAGGGAGCTGGATTTTTAGTGCTTGAAAGTGAAGAGAGCGCTTTAAAAAGAGGGGCTAAAATTTATGCTGAGGTTGTTGGTTTTGGTTCAACATGTGATGGCACGCACATCACTAGGCCACAAAGTGCGACAATGAAAGCAGCAATGAGTCTAGCGCTTCGTGACGCAAATTTAGAGCCAAAAAGCATAGGATATGTAAATGCCCATGCGACTGCGACAAAACACGGCGATATAGCTGAAAGCATCGCTACAAATGAGATTTTTGGAGAGGATATCGCCATTAGCTCGCTTAAAAGTTATCTTGGTCACACGCTTGGAGCTTGCGGCGGACTGGAGGCGATAGCAACTATCATGATGATGAGAGAAGAGCTATTTTTCCCAACTATAAATTTAAACGTGATCGATCCTGAGTGTGCAAAGCTAAACTACTTAAAGGAGCCAACACCGATAAAGACGGACTTTGTGATGAGTAATAACTTTGCATTTGGTGGTGTAAATACATCTTTGATATTCAAAAGAGTTAATAACAAATTTTAA
- the fabG gene encoding 3-oxoacyl-ACP reductase FabG, with product MSKRVLITGSSRGIGASIARHLANKYEVVLHARSKSDELLKMASELGAKFLTFDVADTAAAKEAIEADMEANGVYYGVILNAGITRDNTFVGLSDEEWFDVIDVNLNGFYNVLRPALMPMIRARKPARIVTLSSVSGVIGNRGQVNYSASKAGIIGASKALAVELASRGITVNCVAPGLIKTDMSEEILNSDFLDEVLKAIPAKRAGEASEVAGLVKFLLSDEASYITRQVIGVNGGLC from the coding sequence GTGAGTAAGAGAGTATTGATAACTGGATCAAGTAGAGGCATAGGAGCTAGCATAGCTAGGCACCTTGCTAACAAGTACGAAGTGGTGCTTCACGCAAGAAGTAAGAGCGATGAGCTTTTAAAGATGGCTAGTGAACTTGGGGCTAAATTTTTGACATTTGACGTGGCTGATACTGCTGCTGCTAAAGAGGCCATAGAGGCTGACATGGAGGCAAATGGCGTTTATTACGGTGTTATTTTAAACGCTGGCATAACAAGAGATAACACCTTTGTGGGGCTGAGTGACGAAGAGTGGTTTGACGTGATAGATGTAAATTTAAATGGCTTTTACAACGTGCTAAGACCAGCGCTAATGCCCATGATAAGGGCTAGAAAGCCAGCTAGAATAGTAACACTAAGCTCTGTTTCGGGGGTTATCGGCAATAGAGGTCAGGTGAACTACTCAGCTAGCAAGGCAGGCATCATAGGAGCTAGCAAAGCCCTTGCAGTAGAGCTTGCAAGTAGAGGCATAACAGTAAACTGCGTAGCGCCCGGGCTTATAAAGACAGATATGAGCGAGGAAATTTTAAATAGCGACTTTTTAGATGAGGTGCTAAAGGCCATACCTGCAAAAAGAGCTGGCGAGGCTAGCGAGGTGGCAGGGCTGGTTAAATTTCTACTAAGCGACGAGGCTAGCTACATCACAAGGCAGGTGATCGGCGTAAATGGAGGACTTTGCTAA
- a CDS encoding ApeP family dehydratase has protein sequence MMISDYLPHSSAITLIDEILEFTPCESIKVRSVINEQTPFLEDGKFYMQKAIEMMAQSLGVYDSKMRELRGEKAIFGFLLGSRKFEIFRPYFKVGDEIVIVSKCSIQDESGFGVYDSELFVNGELGARTVLNVMSPDEEFVKKALSE, from the coding sequence ATGATGATAAGTGATTATTTGCCGCACAGTAGCGCCATAACTCTGATCGATGAAATTTTAGAATTTACCCCTTGCGAGAGCATAAAAGTAAGAAGTGTGATAAATGAGCAAACTCCATTTTTGGAAGATGGGAAATTTTACATGCAAAAAGCGATTGAGATGATGGCTCAAAGCCTTGGTGTTTATGACTCAAAGATGCGTGAGTTAAGGGGCGAAAAGGCGATATTTGGCTTTTTGCTTGGCAGTAGGAAATTTGAAATTTTTAGGCCGTATTTTAAAGTAGGTGATGAGATAGTGATCGTCTCAAAGTGCTCGATCCAAGATGAGAGTGGATTTGGCGTTTATGACAGCGAGCTTTTTGTAAATGGAGAGCTTGGCGCAAGGACGGTTTTAAACGTGATGAGCCCTGATGAAGAATTTGTAAAAAAGGCACTTAGTGAGTAA
- a CDS encoding beta-ketoacyl synthase N-terminal-like domain-containing protein — protein MLIYVSKPAIISAAGSSCDENLSSLLSGKRFLSLSSEFHPENKFLVAKFDKALPEFAKKTKEHFKTRTNALLLNTLLELDDEIKRAIKKFGKSRVGVILGTTTSGIEENFWTFKEYIKTEIFDKSKFGIDRNCLANVTEFVTEFYGLEGPSFCVSTACTSGVKAIIEAQRLIKSDICDAVICGGVDSLNTLTINGFNSLSILSQKPSQPFSKNREGINIGEGAGLFLLSRDQISDVIVAGSASNCDAFHMTQPDFSAKMAICCIEEALKKADMRGVDYVNLHGTGTQANDKMEVKAVNLTLGFAYASSLKPQIGHTLGAAGAIESAICSMLCMEENSTLPPHVYDGAYDESLEAINLVKSGTKFDVKTAMSLSFAFGGDNAAIIFKRVR, from the coding sequence GTGTTGATCTACGTTAGCAAACCAGCCATTATCAGTGCCGCAGGGAGCAGCTGTGATGAGAATTTAAGCTCGCTTTTAAGCGGAAAGAGGTTTCTGAGCCTTAGCAGTGAGTTTCATCCTGAGAATAAATTTTTAGTTGCGAAATTTGATAAAGCACTGCCAGAGTTTGCCAAGAAGACAAAAGAACACTTTAAAACAAGAACCAATGCCTTGCTTTTAAACACGCTTCTTGAGCTTGATGATGAGATCAAGAGGGCTATCAAAAAATTTGGCAAAAGCCGTGTAGGTGTTATTTTAGGCACTACAACGAGTGGAATTGAAGAAAATTTTTGGACTTTTAAAGAGTATATAAAAACTGAAATTTTTGATAAAAGCAAGTTTGGTATAGATAGAAACTGTCTTGCAAATGTGACCGAATTTGTGACCGAATTTTATGGATTAGAAGGTCCAAGTTTTTGTGTTTCAACTGCCTGTACTTCTGGTGTTAAGGCGATTATTGAGGCACAAAGACTAATAAAAAGCGATATTTGCGATGCGGTTATATGCGGCGGCGTCGATAGTTTAAACACATTAACCATAAATGGCTTTAACTCACTTAGCATTTTAAGTCAAAAACCAAGCCAGCCATTTTCTAAAAACAGAGAGGGCATAAACATAGGCGAGGGGGCTGGGCTGTTTTTGCTTAGCCGTGATCAAATTTCAGACGTTATCGTCGCTGGTTCAGCCTCAAACTGCGACGCTTTTCATATGACTCAACCTGATTTTAGTGCCAAAATGGCAATTTGTTGTATAGAAGAAGCTTTAAAAAAAGCTGACATGAGAGGCGTAGACTATGTAAATTTGCATGGTACCGGCACGCAAGCAAATGACAAAATGGAGGTAAAAGCTGTAAATTTAACGCTTGGCTTTGCATATGCTAGCTCGTTAAAGCCACAGATCGGACACACGCTAGGAGCTGCTGGAGCAATAGAAAGCGCCATTTGCTCCATGCTTTGCATGGAGGAAAATAGCACCTTGCCACCACACGTTTATGACGGAGCATATGACGAGAGTTTGGAAGCTATAAATTTAGTAAAAAGCGGCACGAAATTTGACGTAAAAACGGCGATGTCGCTATCTTTTGCCTTTGGCGGAGATAACGCCGCGATAATTTTTAAAAGAGTGAGATGA
- a CDS encoding 4'-phosphopantetheinyl transferase family protein, giving the protein MPIKRGEIHLSISFCGEKFSPKMLDKKDRRKLKKYPNLIKQNSFKISRYLKFKAKMRGKICLSHKENIAVLVISKEKIGVDVEELKQRNFDAIASFCFTKEESKILANARDKTQKFYEIYTAKEAILKLKNLSFSDLGTTNYDEMAKRYLIINNSFIICLAFKQCKDIIIKLL; this is encoded by the coding sequence ATGCCTATAAAAAGGGGTGAAATTCATCTTTCTATCAGCTTTTGCGGTGAGAAATTTAGCCCAAAAATGCTAGATAAAAAAGATCGTAGAAAGCTTAAAAAATACCCAAATTTAATAAAACAAAACTCATTTAAAATATCTCGCTACTTAAAATTTAAAGCAAAGATGCGAGGCAAAATCTGTCTTTCTCATAAAGAAAATATCGCAGTTTTAGTCATTTCAAAAGAAAAGATCGGAGTCGATGTAGAAGAGCTAAAGCAGAGAAATTTTGACGCTATAGCTAGCTTTTGCTTTACAAAAGAAGAGAGCAAAATTTTGGCAAATGCAAGAGATAAAACGCAAAAATTTTATGAAATTTATACTGCAAAAGAGGCAATTTTAAAGCTTAAAAATTTATCGTTTAGCGATCTTGGTACTACCAACTACGATGAAATGGCAAAAAGATACTTAATTATTAATAATTCATTTATTATTTGCCTTGCATTTAAGCAATGCAAAGATATAATTATTAAACTTTTGTAA
- a CDS encoding ABC transporter substrate-binding protein gives MLAGELLKSHFAKFDLVAVLSKFLEQSHFDKEKFGLLKQNNFKILDKNIKQEIVGTAGFKEFFDEKFRGFLCELMQSRVLIVSGKEYKFSELEIYTCFDANTYKRQCEAGEIYFHNFGFDISFKSDLSLYGGVLVRSLKPLNGQNFIFGPRKCALHILNSKMSNLNFDLKEADFRKDGITFTPRIRSFGDENQQKNDCLRAFTAEFEKALEFDENYKKRLNAYKKG, from the coding sequence ATGCTAGCTGGCGAGCTACTTAAAAGCCATTTTGCTAAATTTGATCTAGTGGCAGTGCTTAGTAAATTTTTAGAGCAAAGTCATTTTGATAAAGAAAAATTTGGCCTACTTAAACAAAATAACTTTAAAATTCTAGATAAAAATATAAAGCAAGAGATAGTTGGGACTGCTGGTTTTAAAGAGTTTTTTGATGAGAAATTTAGGGGCTTTTTATGCGAGCTTATGCAAAGTAGAGTTTTAATTGTTTCTGGCAAAGAGTATAAATTTAGCGAGCTTGAAATTTATACTTGTTTTGACGCAAATACTTATAAACGGCAGTGTGAGGCAGGAGAGATTTACTTTCATAACTTTGGTTTTGACATATCTTTTAAAAGTGATCTATCACTTTATGGTGGCGTTTTAGTAAGAAGCCTAAAGCCCTTAAACGGGCAAAATTTTATCTTTGGGCCAAGAAAATGTGCCTTGCATATCTTAAATAGCAAAATGAGCAATTTAAACTTTGATCTAAAAGAGGCTGATTTTAGAAAAGATGGGATTACTTTTACGCCACGTATTAGATCATTTGGCGATGAAAACCAGCAAAAAAATGATTGTCTTAGAGCATTTACTGCCGAGTTTGAAAAAGCATTAGAGTTTGATGAAAATTATAAAAAGAGATTAAATGCCTATAAAAAGGGGTGA